A single region of the Aeromonas hydrophila subsp. hydrophila ATCC 7966 genome encodes:
- the thiE gene encoding thiamine phosphate synthase has translation MSSASGAVSPADLSPVTDSRPVVWTIAGSDSGGGAGIQADLHTLHDLGVHGCSVISAITAQNSVAVKMVDPVLMQTFTAQIDALGLDLPPAAIKVGLLPTRLHVEVLARRLPTVDAPFVVYDPVAIASTGTPMAEPNMLEAVREQLLPRLSLITPNGPELEALTGLPATSPELVRLAARRLRELGARAVLVKGGHLAWSGDLCLDYYQDETREFWLTAPRLDTRHGHGTGCCYASAIAAVVAQDYPVEDAITLARAYLQQGLAAAQGVGAGPGPIAHLGWPADLAHFPRAVLAGSALDRRFGLYETSSARLPQGPFAPTEHNLGLYPVVDSVKWLKRLLGAGVKTIQLRIKDLPAAQVAPAIRDAVALGRRHGARLFINDYWQQAIEAGAWGVHLGQEDMETADLAAIQAAGLRLGISTHGYFELMRARELAPSYIALGHIFPTNTKAMPSRPQGLKRLHRYRALMCDWPTVAIGGISEERVAAVKESGVGSIALVSAITASDDWQGATERLLAAVGAGDEPRSALLMTDMQEAAHAL, from the coding sequence GTGAGCAGCGCAAGCGGGGCTGTCAGCCCCGCCGATCTGTCGCCCGTGACGGACTCTCGCCCTGTGGTCTGGACCATCGCCGGCTCCGACTCCGGCGGCGGCGCCGGCATTCAGGCCGACTTGCACACATTGCACGACCTCGGCGTGCACGGTTGCTCGGTCATCTCCGCCATCACGGCCCAGAATTCGGTGGCGGTGAAGATGGTCGACCCCGTGCTGATGCAGACCTTCACCGCCCAGATCGATGCCCTGGGGCTGGATCTGCCGCCGGCTGCCATCAAGGTAGGTTTGCTGCCGACCCGGCTGCACGTGGAGGTGCTGGCCCGCAGGTTGCCGACCGTCGATGCCCCCTTCGTGGTCTACGACCCGGTGGCCATCGCCAGCACCGGCACCCCCATGGCGGAGCCCAATATGCTGGAGGCAGTGCGCGAACAGCTGTTGCCGCGCCTCTCCTTGATTACCCCCAACGGCCCCGAGCTGGAAGCCCTGACCGGCCTGCCCGCCACCAGCCCTGAGCTGGTGCGCCTCGCCGCGCGGCGGCTGCGCGAACTCGGCGCCCGCGCCGTGCTGGTCAAGGGGGGCCACCTTGCGTGGAGCGGGGATCTGTGTCTGGACTACTACCAGGACGAGACCCGCGAATTCTGGCTCACCGCGCCGCGCCTCGATACCCGCCACGGCCACGGCACCGGCTGCTGCTACGCTAGCGCCATCGCGGCGGTAGTGGCGCAGGATTATCCGGTGGAGGACGCCATCACCCTGGCGCGCGCCTACCTGCAACAAGGCTTGGCAGCGGCGCAGGGGGTGGGGGCGGGCCCCGGCCCCATCGCCCATCTCGGCTGGCCAGCCGATCTTGCCCACTTCCCCCGCGCCGTGCTGGCGGGGTCAGCCCTGGATCGCCGCTTCGGCCTGTATGAGACAAGCAGTGCCCGCCTGCCGCAGGGCCCCTTCGCGCCGACCGAACACAACCTCGGCCTCTATCCGGTGGTGGATTCGGTCAAGTGGCTCAAACGCCTGCTGGGGGCCGGGGTCAAGACGATCCAGCTGCGCATCAAGGACCTGCCCGCCGCCCAGGTGGCACCGGCCATTCGTGATGCGGTCGCGCTCGGTCGCCGCCATGGGGCGCGGCTCTTTATCAACGACTACTGGCAGCAGGCCATCGAGGCGGGCGCCTGGGGCGTGCACTTGGGGCAGGAGGACATGGAGACCGCCGATCTCGCCGCCATTCAGGCCGCCGGGCTGCGCCTTGGCATCTCCACCCACGGCTACTTCGAGCTGATGCGGGCCCGCGAGCTGGCCCCCTCCTATATCGCACTCGGCCATATCTTCCCGACCAACACCAAGGCCATGCCTTCGCGCCCCCAGGGGCTGAAGCGGCTGCACCGCTACCGCGCCCTGATGTGCGACTGGCCGACGGTCGCCATCGGCGGCATCAGCGAGGAGCGGGTCGCGGCGGTAAAAGAGAGTGGGGTCGGCAGCATCGCCCTGGTCTCGGCCATCACGGCGAGCGACGACTGGCAGGGGGCGACAGAGCGGCTGCTCGCTGCCGTGGGGGCGGGGGATGAGCCACGCTCGGCGCTGCTCATGACCGACATGCAGGAGGCGGCCCATGCTCTCTGA
- the thiH gene encoding 2-iminoacetate synthase ThiH, translated as MSSFSVSPEADVFSPPLPLGEGLGVRAEADSVLEGGEPCTPPPPKGEAGRGLDFANRWQELEWDDIGMQIRAKTAADVARALSAPRRTLADFMALISPAAEAYLPQMAAEAERLTRQRFGNTIGFYVPLYLSNLCANDCTYCGFSMSNRLKRKTLNAEEIERECLAIKARGFDSVLLVTGEHEHKVGLAYFREVMPIIRRHFSTVGMEVQPLSQDEYAELKSLGLDSVMVYQETYHAPTYARHHLRGNKREIAWRLATPDRLGRAGIDKIGLGALIGLSSDWRADSYFVAEHLAWLERHHWQSRYSLSFPRLRPCTGGLEPAVVMSDRQLAQLICAWRLFSPTLDLSLSTRESATFRNGAVRLGITQMSAESRTQPGGYAEGDAEELEQFAIHDDRPVGEVAAAVRQAGLQPVFKDWEPFLGR; from the coding sequence ATGTCCTCTTTCTCGGTTTCTCCCGAGGCTGATGTGTTTAGCCCCCCTCTCCCTCTGGGAGAGGGGCTGGGGGTGAGGGCAGAGGCAGATTCGGTGCTTGAAGGGGGCGAGCCCTGCACTCCTCCCCCTCCCAAGGGGGAGGCCGGGAGGGGGTTGGATTTTGCCAATCGCTGGCAGGAGCTGGAGTGGGACGATATCGGCATGCAGATCCGCGCCAAAACTGCCGCCGATGTGGCCCGCGCCCTGAGCGCCCCCCGCCGTACCTTGGCCGATTTTATGGCGCTGATCTCCCCAGCCGCCGAAGCGTACCTGCCGCAGATGGCGGCCGAGGCCGAGCGGCTGACTCGCCAGCGCTTTGGCAACACCATCGGCTTCTATGTGCCGCTCTATCTGTCGAACCTCTGCGCCAACGACTGCACCTACTGCGGCTTCTCCATGAGCAACCGCCTCAAGCGCAAGACCTTGAATGCAGAGGAGATAGAGCGCGAGTGTCTGGCCATCAAGGCGCGCGGTTTCGACAGCGTGCTGCTGGTGACCGGCGAGCACGAGCACAAGGTGGGGCTCGCCTATTTTCGCGAGGTGATGCCCATCATCCGTCGCCACTTCAGCACGGTAGGGATGGAGGTGCAGCCCCTCTCGCAGGATGAATATGCCGAACTGAAAAGCCTCGGCCTCGATTCGGTCATGGTCTATCAGGAGACCTACCACGCCCCCACCTACGCCCGCCATCACCTGCGCGGCAACAAGCGGGAGATCGCATGGCGCCTCGCGACGCCGGATCGGCTGGGTCGTGCCGGTATCGACAAGATCGGGCTGGGGGCGCTGATCGGTCTCTCCTCGGACTGGCGCGCTGACAGCTACTTTGTCGCCGAGCATCTCGCCTGGCTTGAGCGCCACCACTGGCAGAGCCGCTACTCCCTCTCCTTCCCGCGTCTGCGCCCCTGCACCGGCGGGCTGGAGCCTGCCGTGGTCATGTCGGATCGCCAGCTGGCCCAGCTGATCTGCGCCTGGCGCCTCTTCTCGCCGACGCTGGATTTGTCGCTCTCCACCCGCGAGTCGGCTACGTTTCGCAACGGCGCGGTGCGCCTTGGCATCACCCAGATGTCGGCCGAGTCGCGCACCCAGCCGGGTGGCTATGCCGAGGGGGATGCAGAGGAGCTGGAGCAGTTTGCCATCCACGACGACCGCCCGGTGGGGGAAGTGGCCGCCGCCGTGCGGCAGGCCGGGTTGCAGCCGGTGTTCAAGGATTGGGAGCCCTTCCTGGGTCGATAG
- the thiC gene encoding phosphomethylpyrimidine synthase ThiC — translation MSTNVSDTAKSSRREQRSSAQTFIDNLKGMAHPNSRRIFIEGSRADIRVPLREIQLADTFVGGTKEAPQFEPNEPVPVYDTSGRYGEEGVAIDVRRGLPRLREDWVLERADTEALEGLSSTFTQERLADEGLDHLRFEHLPSARRAKPGRRVTQLHYARTGIVTPEMEFIALRENMGRERVRSELLRTQHPGQGFGARLPQNITPEFVRDEVAAGRAIIPSNINHPEAEPMIIGRNFLVKINANIGNSAVTSSIEEEVEKLVWSTRWGADTVMDLSTGRYIHETREWILRNSPVPIGTVPIYQALEKTNGIAEDLTWELFRDTLLEQAEQGVDYFTIHAGVLLRFVPMTAKRLTGIVSRGGSIMAKWCLSHHKENFLYQHFREICEICAAYDVALSLGDGLRPGSVYDANDEAQFAELHTLGELTKIAWEYDVQVMIEGPGHVPMHMIERNMTEQLEHCHEAPFYTLGPLTTDIAPGYDHFTSGIGAAMIGWYGCAMLCYVTPKEHLGLPNKEDVKQGLITYKIAAHAADLAKGHPGAQIRDNAMSKARFEFRWEDQFNLALDPDTARAYHDETLPQESGKVAHFCSMCGPKFCSMKITQDVRDYAAKLEAVEIKMVGMDGQQERVVAEVESGMARMAETFKETGGEIYHQAAALKQAAGEEA, via the coding sequence ATGTCTACCAATGTATCTGATACCGCCAAATCCAGCCGCCGCGAGCAGCGCTCCAGCGCCCAGACCTTTATCGACAACCTCAAGGGGATGGCTCACCCCAACTCCCGCCGCATCTTTATCGAAGGCTCCCGCGCCGATATCCGGGTCCCCCTGCGGGAAATCCAGCTGGCCGACACTTTCGTCGGCGGCACCAAAGAGGCTCCCCAGTTCGAGCCCAACGAGCCGGTGCCGGTCTACGACACCTCGGGCCGTTACGGGGAGGAGGGGGTCGCCATCGACGTGCGCCGCGGCCTGCCGCGCCTGCGGGAAGACTGGGTGCTGGAGCGCGCTGACACCGAGGCGCTGGAAGGGCTAAGCTCCACTTTCACTCAGGAGCGCCTGGCCGACGAGGGGCTGGATCACCTGCGCTTCGAGCATCTGCCGAGCGCTCGCCGCGCCAAGCCGGGCCGCCGGGTCACCCAGCTCCACTACGCCCGCACCGGTATCGTCACCCCCGAGATGGAATTTATCGCCCTGCGCGAGAACATGGGCCGCGAGCGGGTTCGCTCCGAGCTCTTGCGCACCCAGCACCCGGGCCAGGGCTTTGGCGCCAGACTGCCCCAGAACATCACCCCCGAGTTCGTGCGCGATGAGGTGGCCGCCGGCCGCGCCATCATCCCCAGCAACATCAACCACCCGGAAGCCGAGCCCATGATCATCGGCCGCAACTTCCTGGTGAAGATCAACGCCAACATCGGCAACTCGGCGGTTACCTCCAGCATCGAAGAGGAGGTGGAGAAGCTGGTGTGGTCCACCCGCTGGGGCGCCGACACAGTCATGGATCTCTCCACCGGCCGCTACATCCACGAGACCCGCGAGTGGATCCTGCGCAACAGCCCGGTGCCCATCGGTACCGTGCCCATCTACCAGGCGCTGGAGAAGACCAACGGCATCGCCGAAGACCTCACCTGGGAGCTGTTCCGCGACACCCTGCTGGAGCAGGCCGAGCAGGGGGTGGACTACTTCACCATCCACGCCGGCGTCCTGCTGCGCTTCGTGCCCATGACCGCCAAGCGCCTCACCGGCATCGTCTCCCGCGGCGGCAGCATCATGGCCAAGTGGTGCCTCTCCCATCACAAGGAGAACTTCCTCTACCAGCACTTTCGCGAGATCTGCGAGATCTGCGCCGCCTATGACGTGGCCCTGTCGCTGGGCGATGGTCTGCGTCCGGGCTCCGTCTATGACGCCAACGACGAGGCCCAGTTCGCCGAGCTGCACACCCTGGGCGAGCTCACCAAAATTGCGTGGGAGTACGACGTGCAGGTGATGATCGAGGGGCCGGGCCACGTGCCGATGCACATGATCGAGCGCAACATGACCGAGCAGCTGGAGCACTGCCACGAGGCGCCTTTCTATACCTTGGGCCCGCTCACCACCGACATCGCGCCGGGTTACGATCACTTCACCTCCGGCATCGGCGCCGCCATGATCGGCTGGTACGGCTGCGCCATGCTCTGCTACGTGACCCCCAAGGAGCACCTGGGCCTGCCCAACAAGGAGGACGTGAAGCAGGGGCTGATCACCTACAAGATCGCCGCCCACGCCGCGGATCTGGCCAAGGGCCACCCGGGCGCCCAGATCCGCGACAACGCCATGTCCAAGGCGCGCTTCGAGTTCCGCTGGGAGGATCAGTTCAACCTGGCCCTGGATCCCGACACCGCCCGCGCCTATCACGACGAGACCCTGCCCCAGGAGTCCGGCAAGGTGGCCCACTTCTGCTCCATGTGCGGGCCCAAGTTCTGCTCCATGAAGATCACCCAGGACGTGCGCGACTACGCCGCCAAGCTGGAAGCGGTGGAGATCAAGATGGTGGGCATGGACGGCCAGCAGGAGCGGGTCGTGGCCGAGGTGGAGAGCGGCATGGCCCGCATGGCCGAAACCTTCAAGGAGACCGGCGGCGAGATCTACCATCAGGCGGCGGCACTGAAACAGGCCGCAGGGGAGGAGGCGTGA
- a CDS encoding HesA/MoeB/ThiF family protein, translating into MLADAEYLRYGRQLMLAEVGEEGQARLKDKSVLIVGLGGLGSPLALYLAGAGVGTLWLADGDTVDSSNLPRQILFDSEAVNHSKAELARERLAAHNPLVELIAINQRLDAASLPEFVAEVDLVIDCCDNLATRQAINAACVAQGKPWVCAAAVGWQGQLMVRTSSEHACYACLYPLDTEIKESCETSGVTGPLVGVMGSLQALEALKLLFGMQSPVAGTLRRFDALAHQWQTLTLAPDPDCPVCGPHKEITP; encoded by the coding sequence ATGTTGGCTGATGCTGAATACCTGAGATACGGCCGCCAGCTGATGCTGGCGGAAGTGGGGGAGGAAGGGCAGGCGCGGCTGAAAGATAAGTCTGTGCTGATCGTGGGCTTGGGCGGGCTTGGCTCGCCGCTCGCCCTCTATCTCGCCGGGGCCGGGGTGGGCACCTTGTGGCTAGCCGATGGCGATACGGTCGATTCCAGCAATCTGCCGCGCCAGATCCTGTTCGATAGCGAGGCGGTCAACCACTCCAAGGCGGAGCTGGCCCGCGAGCGGTTGGCGGCCCACAACCCGCTGGTGGAGCTGATTGCCATCAACCAGCGGCTCGATGCCGCCAGCCTGCCGGAGTTTGTGGCCGAGGTAGATCTGGTGATCGACTGCTGCGACAACCTCGCCACCCGCCAGGCCATCAACGCCGCCTGCGTGGCTCAGGGCAAGCCCTGGGTCTGTGCCGCCGCAGTGGGCTGGCAGGGGCAGTTGATGGTGCGCACCAGCAGTGAGCACGCCTGCTACGCCTGCCTCTATCCGCTGGATACCGAGATCAAGGAGAGCTGCGAGACCAGCGGCGTTACCGGCCCGTTGGTCGGGGTGATGGGCTCTTTGCAGGCGCTGGAGGCATTGAAACTGCTGTTCGGGATGCAAAGCCCGGTCGCCGGCACATTGCGCCGTTTCGACGCGCTGGCCCATCAGTGGCAGACCCTCACTCTGGCCCCCGATCCCGACTGCCCGGTTTGCGGGCCGCACAAGGAAATCACCCCATGA
- a CDS encoding thiazole synthase, with protein MLKIADHTFSSRLFTGTGKFARPALMAAAIEASGSQLVTMAIKRLEPGKAHDDILSPLLQLGVKLLPNTSGAKTAAEAVFAAHLAREALGTNWLKLEIHPDPRYLLPDPIETLKAAEQLVKEGFVVLPYCGADPVLCKRLEEVGCAAVMPLGAPIGSNQGLVTREFLSIIVEQANVPVVVDAGIGAPSHAAAAFELGADAVLVNTAIAVSGDPIAMGRAFALACTAGRSAYEAGLGARAQQAQASSPLTDFLGAL; from the coding sequence ATGCTCAAGATTGCCGATCACACCTTCTCATCGCGCCTCTTTACCGGCACCGGCAAGTTTGCCCGCCCGGCTCTGATGGCCGCCGCCATCGAGGCGAGTGGCTCCCAGCTCGTCACCATGGCCATCAAGCGGCTCGAACCGGGCAAGGCCCACGACGATATCCTGAGCCCCTTGCTGCAACTCGGGGTCAAGCTGCTGCCCAACACCTCCGGCGCCAAGACCGCCGCCGAGGCGGTATTTGCTGCCCATCTCGCCCGCGAGGCGCTGGGGACGAACTGGCTGAAGCTGGAGATCCACCCCGACCCGCGCTATCTGCTGCCCGACCCCATCGAGACGCTGAAAGCCGCCGAGCAGCTGGTGAAAGAGGGCTTTGTGGTGTTGCCCTACTGCGGCGCCGACCCCGTGCTCTGCAAGCGGCTGGAAGAGGTGGGCTGCGCCGCCGTGATGCCGCTTGGCGCCCCCATCGGTTCGAATCAGGGGCTGGTGACCCGGGAGTTTCTCTCCATCATCGTCGAGCAGGCCAATGTGCCGGTGGTGGTGGATGCGGGGATCGGTGCGCCGAGCCACGCCGCCGCTGCCTTTGAACTGGGCGCCGATGCCGTGCTGGTCAACACCGCCATCGCGGTGAGCGGCGACCCGATTGCCATGGGCCGCGCCTTTGCACTGGCCTGCACCGCCGGTCGCAGCGCCTATGAGGCAGGCCTTGGCGCTCGCGCCCAGCAGGCGCAAGCCTCCAGCCCGCTCACCGACTTTCTGGGGGCGTTATGA
- a CDS encoding sensor histidine kinase encodes MSLPSLRRRLILTLSGAGLLLLVIISLLMVVAEDKMEELSLRHWLEAEVTRYSDDWLRLGMAAPAPSPRQFSSYWTEAGRLPVWLKPYQSPGFYEHVLGDEDKHFLVRPHPSGEGLLYLVFNDDADDYLDPYEDQLHLATRLIGLVLLLGCIGFGIWLVRHITRPLQRLQQRVAHLTPDQADFVPDAPWQELRDIELALLAGKQEVAAVFAREQEFSRFASHELRTPNMVIQGSAALLGKVSDLPAPAARATTRIRAAADEMALLTETFLLLGRKEPVERPPQQVAPLIRQELARLAPLLQREELDIRLQLDDESEALAPLSLLAIALGNLLKNALSYAEGHIDIELAGPVLTISNPTAAAPDQILGYGCGLTIIQRICEKLGWQIETRLEGGIFSARLAMRE; translated from the coding sequence ATGAGCCTGCCCAGCCTGCGCCGTCGCCTGATCCTCACCCTGAGTGGCGCCGGCCTGCTGCTGCTGGTCATCATCAGCCTGCTGATGGTGGTGGCCGAGGACAAGATGGAGGAGCTCAGCCTGCGCCACTGGCTGGAGGCCGAGGTGACCCGCTACAGCGACGACTGGCTGCGGCTCGGCATGGCGGCCCCCGCCCCCAGCCCGCGCCAGTTCTCCAGCTACTGGACCGAGGCCGGCCGCCTGCCGGTATGGCTCAAGCCCTACCAGAGTCCGGGCTTCTACGAACACGTGCTGGGGGACGAGGACAAGCACTTCCTGGTGCGGCCCCATCCGTCCGGTGAGGGGCTGCTCTACCTGGTGTTCAACGACGACGCCGACGACTACCTGGATCCTTACGAGGATCAGCTGCACCTGGCGACCCGGCTGATCGGGCTGGTCCTGCTGCTCGGCTGCATCGGCTTCGGCATCTGGCTGGTGCGCCACATCACCCGGCCGCTGCAGCGACTGCAGCAGCGGGTCGCCCACCTCACCCCGGATCAGGCGGACTTCGTGCCCGACGCCCCCTGGCAAGAGCTCAGAGACATCGAGCTGGCACTGCTGGCCGGCAAGCAGGAGGTGGCTGCCGTGTTTGCCCGCGAGCAGGAGTTCAGCCGCTTCGCCAGCCACGAGCTGCGCACCCCCAACATGGTGATCCAGGGCTCGGCCGCCCTGCTCGGCAAGGTGAGCGATCTGCCCGCGCCAGCCGCTCGTGCCACCACCCGCATCCGCGCCGCCGCCGACGAGATGGCGCTGCTCACCGAGACCTTTCTGCTGCTGGGCCGCAAGGAGCCGGTAGAGCGCCCGCCCCAGCAGGTGGCGCCGCTCATTCGCCAGGAGCTGGCCCGCCTCGCCCCGCTGCTGCAGCGGGAGGAGCTGGATATCCGGTTGCAGCTGGACGATGAGAGCGAGGCGCTGGCCCCCCTCTCCCTGCTCGCCATTGCGCTCGGCAACCTGCTGAAGAATGCCCTCAGCTACGCCGAGGGACACATCGACATCGAGCTGGCCGGCCCCGTGCTCACCATCAGCAACCCCACCGCCGCCGCGCCGGACCAGATCCTCGGTTACGGCTGCGGCCTCACCATCATCCAGCGCATCTGCGAGAAGCTGGGCTGGCAGATAGAGACCCGGCTGGAGGGCGGCATCTTCAGTGCCAGACTGGCGATGCGGGAGTAA
- a CDS encoding response regulator transcription factor: MKILVVEDNPQVAETIMDYLELAGHRLDCAYHGQAALQLLAEQRFDVIIMDVMMPRLDGLSTVARLREQGIPTPVLFLTARDSLDDKLAGFKAGGDDYLVKPFAMEELEVRLQALALRGPRSDMGALCVGELTLDPASGRATRAGVELKLGKIPFQILTLLARRAPALVTRQEVLDTVWGDEEPDSDALRSHIYALRNALDKPFPTPMLETLHGQGYRLVTP, encoded by the coding sequence ATGAAAATACTGGTGGTGGAAGACAATCCCCAGGTCGCGGAAACCATCATGGATTATCTGGAGCTGGCGGGTCACCGGCTGGACTGCGCCTACCACGGCCAGGCCGCCCTGCAGTTGCTGGCCGAGCAGCGCTTCGACGTCATCATCATGGACGTCATGATGCCGCGCCTCGACGGCCTCAGCACGGTGGCCCGTCTGCGGGAGCAGGGGATCCCGACCCCAGTGCTGTTTCTCACCGCCCGCGACAGCCTGGACGACAAGCTGGCAGGCTTCAAGGCCGGCGGTGACGACTATCTGGTCAAGCCGTTCGCCATGGAGGAGCTGGAAGTGCGGCTGCAGGCGCTGGCCCTGCGCGGCCCGCGCAGCGACATGGGGGCGCTGTGCGTGGGCGAGCTGACCCTGGATCCTGCCAGCGGCCGCGCCACCCGGGCCGGGGTCGAACTCAAGCTCGGCAAGATCCCGTTCCAGATCCTCACCCTGCTGGCCCGTCGGGCCCCCGCCCTGGTCACTCGCCAGGAGGTGCTCGACACCGTCTGGGGCGACGAGGAGCCCGACTCCGATGCCCTGCGCAGCCACATCTATGCCCTGCGCAATGCCCTCGACAAGCCCTTCCCCACTCCCATGCTGGAAACCCTGCACGGTCAGGGCTATCGGCTGGTGACCCCATGA
- the thiS gene encoding sulfur carrier protein ThiS — translation MTLTIQLNDKAQPLAAGQSVADLLAAQDVNPQGVAVALNGAVLPRSRWAETRLNDGDELHLFTAIAGG, via the coding sequence ATGACCTTGACCATTCAACTCAACGATAAAGCCCAGCCGCTGGCGGCGGGGCAGAGTGTCGCCGACCTGCTGGCGGCGCAAGACGTTAATCCACAGGGCGTAGCGGTGGCCCTTAACGGCGCCGTGCTGCCCCGCAGCCGCTGGGCCGAGACCCGTCTCAACGACGGGGATGAACTTCACCTCTTTACCGCTATTGCCGGAGGCTGA
- the aerA gene encoding beta-barrel pore-forming toxin aerolysin, producing the protein MQKLKITGLSLIISGLLMAQAHAAEPVYPDQLRLFSLGQEVCGDKYRPITREEAQSVKSNIVNMMGQWQISGLANGWVIMGPGYNGEIKPGTASNTWCYPTNPVTGEIPTLSALDIPDGDEVDVQWRLVHDSANFIKPTSYLAHYLGYAWVGGNHSQYVGEDMDVTRDGDGWVIRGNNDGGCEGYRCGEKTAIKVSNFAYNLDPDSFKHGDVTQSDRQLVKTVVGWAINDSDTPQSGYDVTLRYDTATNWSKTNTYGLSEKVTTKNKFKWPLVGETELSIEIAANQSWASQNGGSTTTSLSQSVRPTVPARSKIPVKIELYKADISYPYEFKADVSYDLTLSGFLRWGGNAWYTHPDNRPNWNHTFVIGPYKDKASSIRYQWDKRYIPGEVKWWDWNWTIQQNGLSTMQNNLARVLRPVRAGITGDFSAESQFAGNIEIGAPVPLAADSKVRRTRSVDGAGQGLRLEIPLDAQELSGLGFSNVSLSVTPAANQ; encoded by the coding sequence ATGCAAAAACTAAAAATAACTGGCTTGTCATTGATCATATCCGGCCTGCTGATGGCACAGGCTCACGCGGCAGAGCCCGTCTATCCAGACCAGCTGCGCCTGTTCTCACTGGGCCAGGAGGTCTGTGGCGACAAGTATCGTCCTATTACTAGAGAAGAAGCCCAGAGCGTTAAAAGCAATATTGTCAATATGATGGGGCAGTGGCAAATAAGCGGCCTGGCCAATGGCTGGGTAATAATGGGGCCGGGTTATAACGGTGAAATAAAACCAGGGACAGCGTCCAATACCTGGTGTTATCCGACCAATCCTGTTACCGGTGAAATACCAACGCTGTCTGCCCTGGATATTCCAGATGGTGACGAAGTCGATGTGCAGTGGCGACTGGTACACGACAGTGCGAATTTCATCAAGCCAACCAGCTATCTGGCGCATTATCTCGGTTATGCCTGGGTGGGTGGCAATCACAGCCAATATGTCGGTGAAGACATGGACGTGACCCGTGATGGCGATGGCTGGGTGATCCGTGGCAACAATGACGGCGGTTGCGAGGGGTATCGTTGTGGCGAGAAGACGGCCATCAAGGTCAGCAACTTTGCATACAACCTGGACCCTGACAGTTTCAAACATGGTGACGTGACCCAGTCTGATCGCCAGCTGGTCAAGACGGTGGTGGGCTGGGCGATCAACGACAGCGACACCCCGCAATCCGGTTATGATGTCACCCTACGTTACGATACTGCCACCAACTGGTCCAAGACCAATACCTATGGCCTGAGCGAGAAGGTGACCACCAAGAACAAGTTCAAGTGGCCACTGGTAGGAGAAACCGAACTCTCCATCGAGATTGCGGCCAACCAGTCCTGGGCATCCCAGAACGGGGGCTCTACCACCACCTCCCTGTCGCAATCCGTGCGGCCAACTGTGCCGGCCCGCTCCAAGATCCCGGTGAAGATCGAGCTCTACAAGGCTGACATCTCCTATCCCTATGAATTCAAGGCCGATGTCAGCTATGACCTGACGCTGAGTGGCTTCCTGCGCTGGGGCGGCAATGCCTGGTATACCCATCCGGACAACCGCCCGAACTGGAACCACACCTTCGTCATCGGGCCGTACAAGGACAAGGCGAGCAGCATTCGTTACCAGTGGGACAAGCGTTACATCCCGGGTGAAGTGAAGTGGTGGGACTGGAACTGGACCATCCAGCAGAACGGCCTGTCTACCATGCAGAACAACCTGGCCAGAGTGCTACGCCCGGTGCGGGCGGGGATCACCGGCGATTTCAGTGCCGAGAGCCAGTTTGCCGGCAACATCGAGATCGGTGCTCCGGTGCCGCTCGCGGCAGACAGCAAGGTGCGTCGTACCCGCAGCGTGGATGGCGCTGGGCAGGGTCTGAGGCTGGAGATTCCGCTCGATGCGCAAGAGCTCTCCGGGCTTGGCTTCAGCAACGTCAGCCTGAGTGTGACGCCAGCTGCCAATCAATAA